A genomic segment from Streptomyces sp. NBC_00654 encodes:
- a CDS encoding glycosyltransferase, which yields MKVLHVVTLHTPDHAFGGPTRVALNLSKLQRAGGDDARIMALGDGFGPGALPGEVEGVPAHLFQARHLLPRFEVSGITSGPLLLAARRMMRGADLVHVHLMRDLVTLPAALLALATRTPLVVQTHGMVDPTENRVARLTDLLGVRRVLRGADAVLCLTETERVDVNAVAAPVPLTRTVRLVNGVRPQERKPARDRDRPPTVLFLARIQERKRPEDFVAAMPAVLAVHPDARFVLAGPDTGALRGTLELARRLGVMDSLDQVGPLGHEEVLAAGRRADVYVLPSIEEPLGVSVLEAMSVGTPVVITRTCGLGPEVARAGAGRVIDSRPGEDGANAAKVAGAVLELLEPEANERAGRAAWELVGEHFTIGAVTGTLRRTYEDVVRRKTG from the coding sequence GTGAAGGTTCTGCACGTTGTCACATTGCACACCCCGGACCATGCGTTCGGCGGCCCGACCCGGGTGGCGCTCAACCTGTCCAAGCTCCAGCGCGCGGGCGGCGACGACGCCCGGATCATGGCCCTGGGCGACGGCTTCGGACCCGGTGCGCTGCCCGGCGAGGTCGAGGGGGTTCCCGCCCATCTCTTCCAGGCCCGGCACCTGCTCCCCAGGTTCGAGGTCAGCGGCATCACCTCCGGACCCCTGCTGCTGGCCGCACGGCGCATGATGCGCGGCGCCGACCTCGTACACGTCCATCTGATGCGCGACCTGGTGACCCTGCCCGCCGCACTGCTCGCGCTGGCCACCCGTACGCCGCTGGTCGTCCAGACGCACGGAATGGTCGACCCCACCGAGAACAGGGTCGCCCGGCTCACGGACCTGCTGGGCGTGCGGCGGGTGCTGCGCGGCGCCGATGCCGTCCTGTGTCTGACCGAGACGGAGCGCGTCGATGTGAACGCCGTCGCCGCGCCCGTCCCGCTGACCCGCACCGTGCGGCTGGTCAACGGCGTACGGCCGCAGGAGCGCAAGCCCGCCCGGGACCGGGACCGGCCGCCGACGGTTCTCTTCCTCGCCCGGATCCAGGAGCGGAAGCGGCCGGAGGACTTCGTCGCCGCGATGCCCGCCGTCCTGGCCGTGCACCCGGACGCGCGCTTCGTCCTGGCGGGACCCGACACCGGCGCACTGCGCGGAACACTCGAACTCGCCCGCAGGCTGGGGGTGATGGACTCCCTCGACCAGGTGGGGCCGCTCGGTCACGAAGAGGTCCTCGCGGCGGGCCGGCGGGCCGATGTGTATGTGCTGCCCTCGATCGAGGAGCCGCTCGGTGTCTCCGTGCTCGAAGCGATGTCCGTGGGCACGCCCGTCGTCATCACCCGCACCTGCGGTCTCGGCCCGGAGGTGGCGCGGGCCGGGGCGGGCCGGGTGATCGACAGCCGGCCGGGCGAGGACGGGGCCAACGCGGCGAAGGTCGCCGGTGCGGTCCTCGAACTGCTGGAGCCCGAGGCCAATGAGCGCGCGGGCAGGGCGGCTTGGGAGCTGGTCGGCGAACACTTCACCATCGGGGCCGTGACCGGCACCCTCCGGCGGACCTACGAGGACGTGGTCCGCCGGAAGACCGGCTGA
- a CDS encoding glycosyltransferase family 2 protein, which produces MTRLPIAVAIPTKNEGLNIAEAVKSVLGHFEAVVVVDSHSTDDTARIAEECGAEVIDYTWEGGHPRKKQWCLDHVRTDLDWILLLDGDERLSPGLLAELREIFADPTAPKPAAYDIPLGYWFSGKRLRHGYTIRKRSLTDRTRCHYPEVGDLDAPGIGEVEGHYQPVAGSASSLRNPIEHQDLDPVTAWFERHNRYSDWEAWLEHHPEVKEQVRRVKSRQGQLFHKAPFKPLVSFAYMYVYRRGFLDGRAGFDFALAMSFYRWQIALKSREGRKG; this is translated from the coding sequence ATGACCAGACTGCCGATCGCCGTGGCGATCCCCACGAAGAACGAGGGACTGAACATCGCCGAGGCGGTGAAGTCGGTGCTCGGCCACTTCGAGGCGGTCGTCGTGGTGGACTCCCACAGCACCGACGACACGGCGCGGATCGCCGAGGAGTGCGGGGCCGAGGTGATCGACTACACCTGGGAGGGCGGGCATCCGCGGAAGAAACAGTGGTGCCTGGACCATGTCCGCACCGATCTGGACTGGATTCTCCTGCTGGACGGGGACGAACGGCTCAGCCCCGGGCTGCTCGCCGAGCTGCGGGAGATCTTCGCCGACCCGACGGCTCCGAAGCCTGCGGCCTATGACATTCCCCTGGGCTACTGGTTCTCGGGGAAGCGGCTGAGGCACGGCTACACCATCCGCAAGCGGTCCCTCACCGACCGCACCCGCTGCCACTACCCGGAGGTCGGCGACCTCGACGCCCCCGGGATCGGGGAGGTCGAGGGTCACTACCAGCCGGTCGCCGGGTCGGCGAGCTCGCTCCGCAACCCCATCGAGCACCAGGACCTCGACCCGGTCACCGCCTGGTTCGAGCGGCACAACCGCTACTCGGACTGGGAGGCGTGGCTGGAGCACCACCCCGAGGTGAAGGAGCAGGTGCGCAGGGTCAAGTCCCGGCAGGGGCAGCTGTTCCACAAGGCGCCGTTCAAACCGCTGGTGTCGTTCGCGTACATGTACGTCTACCGGCGGGGGTTCCTGGACGGGCGGGCGGGCTTCGACTTCGCGCTGGCGATGAGCTTCTACCGCTGGCAGATCGCGCTCAAGTCCCGTGAGGGCAGGAAGGGCTGA
- a CDS encoding LamG domain-containing protein produces MMNGSTGQSPGGRGRVRAAAAALCLLAGALTATAAGTSPSAALTPPVSLTADDLTTWQTNGIVWSMAARDGVVYAGGTFSTVRPPDAAPGTAEQPAVNFAAFDAATGAPTGCALSFTQSSGTATVRALTLSPDGETLYAGGQFGSVNGVGVSNVVAIDTATCTPRDDFKISVSATVRALAVTADTVYLGGDFNSVGGKTRNKFAAVTTGADLLPFTANADEVARAVEVTPDGRHVLLGGDFFTVNGTSSHALAVVDATTGALTKSYPGFIPNTSTVQDLTTDATGFYTANEGTGGGVFDGRIALDLDDFQQRWRDTCLGATQAVLVHKGVLYSGSHAHDCYSMGEFPDQERKHLLAQSVDDPKLLPWFPDTNDGIGEPVGPRTMSQTDSGGRHYLWVGGEFTTVNGSAQQGLTRFADGPDTGAPWVPNVSLSTVTPGRITVNWQTSFDTDDGELTYRIYKDGASTPVHTTTGYSLFWDRPQLTWADTDVAVGETHSYRITASDGTNTSAKSAAQSATVAAATERYPARVLADGASLYWRYDEGAATFAADTGSKLSNGFLRNGPAYRQTPAAIAGGSTAIGFNGLDEYVYGNTRYAQPTRFSTETWIKTTTTRGGRIIGFGNKIMQNSTTFDKHVYMRDDGRLVFGVRSGGIRTVTTTGAYNDGKWHHVVATQGTGGMALYVDGQLRASNFLYTANENYPGYWRAGGDSLSGWPSRPTSNYFAGQIDETAVYPTALSASQVSAHYALRNG; encoded by the coding sequence ATGATGAACGGAAGTACGGGGCAAAGCCCTGGGGGACGCGGCCGTGTGCGGGCCGCCGCCGCCGCGCTCTGCCTGCTGGCCGGAGCCCTGACCGCGACCGCGGCGGGCACATCCCCCTCGGCCGCGCTGACCCCGCCGGTGTCCCTCACGGCGGACGACCTCACCACCTGGCAGACCAACGGCATCGTCTGGTCGATGGCCGCGCGGGACGGCGTCGTGTACGCGGGCGGCACCTTCTCGACCGTACGCCCGCCGGACGCCGCGCCCGGCACCGCCGAGCAGCCGGCGGTCAACTTCGCCGCGTTCGACGCGGCGACCGGGGCGCCGACCGGCTGCGCCCTGTCCTTCACCCAGTCCTCGGGGACCGCGACCGTACGGGCACTGACGCTCTCCCCGGACGGCGAAACCCTCTACGCGGGCGGCCAGTTCGGGTCGGTGAACGGGGTCGGGGTCAGCAATGTCGTGGCGATCGACACCGCGACCTGCACCCCGCGCGACGACTTCAAGATCTCCGTCTCGGCGACGGTGCGGGCGCTCGCCGTCACCGCGGACACCGTCTATCTGGGCGGGGACTTCAACAGCGTGGGCGGAAAGACCCGCAACAAGTTCGCCGCCGTCACCACGGGCGCGGACCTGCTGCCGTTCACCGCGAACGCGGACGAGGTGGCACGGGCCGTCGAGGTGACCCCGGACGGGCGGCACGTCCTGCTCGGCGGGGACTTCTTCACCGTCAACGGCACCAGCTCGCACGCCCTGGCCGTGGTCGACGCCACCACCGGCGCACTCACCAAGAGCTATCCCGGATTCATCCCGAACACTTCCACGGTGCAGGACCTGACCACGGACGCCACCGGCTTCTACACCGCCAACGAAGGCACCGGCGGCGGGGTCTTCGACGGCCGGATCGCGCTCGACCTGGACGACTTCCAGCAGCGGTGGCGCGACACCTGCCTCGGAGCGACGCAGGCCGTGCTGGTCCACAAGGGCGTGCTGTACAGCGGCAGCCACGCCCACGACTGCTACAGCATGGGCGAGTTCCCGGACCAGGAGCGCAAGCACCTGCTGGCCCAGTCGGTCGACGACCCGAAGCTGCTGCCGTGGTTCCCGGACACCAACGACGGGATCGGGGAGCCCGTGGGCCCCCGGACGATGTCCCAGACGGACAGCGGCGGACGCCACTACCTGTGGGTCGGCGGGGAGTTCACCACGGTCAACGGTTCGGCCCAGCAGGGCCTGACCCGGTTCGCCGACGGTCCCGACACCGGGGCGCCGTGGGTGCCCAACGTCAGCCTCTCCACGGTCACCCCGGGCAGGATCACCGTCAACTGGCAGACCAGCTTCGACACCGACGACGGGGAGCTGACGTACCGGATCTACAAGGACGGGGCGAGCACCCCCGTACACACCACGACCGGGTACTCGCTGTTCTGGGACCGGCCGCAGCTGACCTGGGCGGACACCGATGTGGCGGTGGGCGAGACCCACTCGTACCGGATCACCGCGAGCGACGGCACCAACACCAGCGCCAAGTCCGCGGCGCAGTCCGCCACCGTGGCGGCCGCCACGGAACGCTACCCGGCACGGGTGCTGGCCGACGGGGCCTCGCTGTACTGGCGCTACGACGAGGGCGCGGCGACCTTCGCCGCCGACACCGGAAGCAAGCTGAGCAACGGCTTCCTGCGCAACGGCCCCGCCTACCGGCAGACGCCGGCCGCCATCGCCGGCGGCTCCACCGCGATCGGGTTCAACGGGCTCGACGAGTACGTGTACGGCAACACCCGGTACGCGCAGCCCACGCGCTTCTCCACGGAGACCTGGATCAAGACCACCACCACCCGGGGCGGCAGGATCATCGGGTTCGGGAACAAGATCATGCAGAACAGCACCACATTCGACAAGCACGTCTACATGCGCGACGACGGACGGCTGGTCTTCGGCGTCCGCAGCGGAGGCATCCGCACCGTCACCACGACCGGGGCGTACAACGACGGCAAGTGGCACCACGTCGTCGCCACCCAGGGCACCGGCGGGATGGCACTGTACGTCGACGGACAACTGCGCGCGTCGAACTTCCTGTACACGGCCAATGAGAACTACCCCGGCTACTGGCGGGCCGGCGGTGACAGTCTCTCCGGCTGGCCCAGCCGTCCGACCAGCAACTACTTCGCCGGGCAGATCGACGAGACGGCCGTCTACCCCACCGCGCTGAGCGCCTCCCAGGTCAGCGCGCACTACGCCCTGAGGAACGGCTGA
- the gmd gene encoding GDP-mannose 4,6-dehydratase, which yields MAKTALITGVTGQDGSYLAELLLGKGYTVHGLIRRSSSFNTERIDHIYQGPEEADRSFVLHHADLADGVALVNLLRDIRPEEVYNLGAQSHVRVSFDAPLYTGDVTGLGAMRLLEAVRASGIETRVYQASSSEMFGASPPPQNEGTPFHPRSPYSVAKVYAYWATVNYREAYGMFAVNGILFNHESPRRGETFVTRKITRGVARIKAGLQDRLHLGNLDAVRDWGYAPEYVDAMWRMLQCERPDDYVVATGEGVSVRQFLEFAFEHAGLDWREHVRHDPKYERPSEVDALIGDASKARELLGWKPAVRSRELARIMVDADIRLLADQLTGAAVRVDR from the coding sequence GTGGCGAAGACCGCGCTCATCACCGGCGTCACGGGCCAGGACGGTTCGTATCTGGCCGAGTTGCTGCTTGGCAAGGGGTACACGGTCCATGGGCTGATACGCCGCTCGTCGAGCTTCAACACCGAGCGGATAGACCACATCTACCAGGGGCCCGAGGAAGCGGACCGTTCCTTCGTGCTGCACCACGCCGATCTGGCGGACGGCGTCGCGCTGGTGAATCTGCTGCGTGACATCCGGCCGGAGGAGGTCTACAACCTGGGCGCCCAGTCGCATGTCCGGGTCTCGTTCGACGCCCCGCTGTACACCGGCGATGTCACCGGGCTCGGCGCCATGAGGCTGCTGGAGGCGGTCCGGGCCAGCGGGATCGAGACCCGGGTCTACCAGGCCTCGTCCTCCGAGATGTTCGGCGCCAGCCCGCCGCCGCAGAACGAGGGCACCCCGTTCCACCCGCGCAGCCCGTACAGCGTCGCGAAGGTGTACGCGTACTGGGCGACGGTCAACTACCGTGAGGCGTATGGAATGTTCGCGGTCAACGGCATTCTGTTCAACCACGAGTCACCGCGCCGCGGCGAGACCTTCGTGACCCGGAAGATCACCCGGGGGGTGGCACGGATCAAGGCCGGACTCCAGGACCGTCTGCACCTGGGCAATCTCGATGCCGTACGGGACTGGGGGTACGCCCCCGAGTATGTGGACGCCATGTGGCGGATGCTCCAGTGCGAGCGGCCGGACGACTACGTGGTCGCGACCGGCGAGGGGGTCAGCGTCCGCCAGTTCCTGGAGTTCGCCTTCGAGCACGCGGGGCTCGACTGGCGGGAGCACGTGCGCCACGACCCGAAGTACGAGCGTCCCAGCGAGGTCGACGCGCTGATCGGCGACGCCTCCAAGGCGCGCGAACTGCTCGGCTGGAAGCCCGCCGTCAGGTCGCGGGAACTGGCCCGGATCATGGTGGACGCGGACATCCGCCTGCTGGCGGACCAGCTCACCGGAGCGGCCGTGCGGGTGGACCGGTGA
- a CDS encoding GDP-L-fucose synthase codes for MTTDLPGPPQESVRPLLRPGSRVFVAGHRGLVGSALVRRLTAEGHEVLTRGRELLDLREAAPTGAYLRDIRPDAVVLAAAKVGGIMANSTCPVQFLEDNLRIQLSVIAGAHAAGTGRLLFLGSSCIYPKHAPQPIREDALLTGPLEPTNEAYALAKIAGIAQTQSYRRQYGAAYISAMPTNLYGPGDNFDLETSHVLPALIRRFHEAKRDRAPEVTLWGSGSPRREFLHVDDLAAACVRLLEVYDGDEPVNIGCGEDLTIRKLAETVREVTGFQGGIAWDTSKPDGTPRKLLDVSRLSSLGFEPKIPLRDGIASTYAWWLGQLR; via the coding sequence ATGACGACTGATCTCCCCGGCCCTCCCCAGGAATCCGTCCGCCCCCTACTGCGTCCCGGCTCCCGTGTCTTCGTGGCGGGCCACCGGGGTCTCGTCGGCTCGGCACTGGTGCGCCGCCTCACCGCCGAGGGCCATGAGGTGCTCACCCGGGGCCGTGAACTGCTCGATCTGCGCGAGGCCGCGCCGACCGGCGCGTATCTGCGCGACATACGGCCGGACGCCGTGGTGCTGGCCGCCGCCAAGGTGGGCGGGATCATGGCCAACAGCACCTGTCCGGTGCAGTTCCTGGAGGACAACCTGCGCATCCAGCTCAGCGTGATCGCCGGGGCGCACGCGGCGGGCACCGGGCGGCTGCTGTTCCTCGGCTCGTCCTGCATCTACCCCAAGCACGCCCCCCAGCCGATCCGCGAGGACGCCCTGCTCACCGGCCCGCTGGAGCCGACCAACGAGGCGTATGCCCTTGCCAAGATCGCCGGAATTGCGCAGACCCAGTCGTACCGCCGGCAGTACGGCGCCGCGTACATCAGCGCCATGCCCACCAACCTCTACGGACCCGGTGACAACTTCGACCTGGAGACCTCGCACGTCCTGCCCGCGCTCATCCGCCGCTTCCACGAGGCGAAACGCGACAGGGCCCCCGAGGTCACGCTGTGGGGTTCGGGAAGCCCCCGCCGCGAATTCCTCCATGTCGACGACCTGGCCGCCGCGTGCGTACGGCTGCTGGAGGTCTACGACGGCGACGAGCCCGTCAACATCGGCTGCGGGGAGGACCTGACGATCCGAAAACTGGCCGAAACCGTACGGGAGGTGACGGGGTTTCAGGGCGGCATCGCCTGGGACACCTCCAAGCCCGACGGAACCCCGCGCAAGCTGCTCGATGTGTCCCGCCTCTCCTCGCTCGGCTTCGAGCCGAAGATCCCGCTGCGCGACGGCATCGCCTCCACCTACGCCTGGTGGCTCGGTCAACTCCGGTAG
- a CDS encoding sugar transferase, with protein sequence MGHVETPETDTSGPVGLRGAPRPRTAASRYRAMAPQQSGRARELRRDRPGPSRPRRRPGRHPALLALTEAVGLALPAWPVLSAGDQADPLATAVLAGLVWAGLRASRGRYAERPRHGGPGAPGAWGVPGDWLLLIGALAVLRTVTGGSVDPATEIVALAPALVSASLVAQLRRWPRAARQGRRVLLVGEAPGVDRAVHLLNSRTGHGYDVVAAIPVGPVALEHDVRVPGRLASCPADDDVSTVLGGAFAHAADLVLVAPGPQLTGERLRRLGWGLHDGGISLCVLSELSGVAAARVRPCAVAGLTLLHVSPPLRHGPQAAVKTAMDRCGALLGLLLLAPLMLTVALSVRMSSRGPVFHRQIRHGQHNQPFTMWKFRTMVADAESRKAQLVAADEGAGPMFKMRRDPRVTPIGRALRRTSIDELPQLVNVLMGQMSLVGPRPPLPEEVSRYNEREHRRLSVKPGLTGLWQVSGRSELSWQETVALDLWYVDNWSVATDMGLLARTVRAVTDGRGAY encoded by the coding sequence ATGGGGCATGTCGAAACACCTGAAACCGATACATCCGGGCCGGTCGGGCTCCGGGGCGCGCCGCGTCCCCGTACCGCCGCGTCCCGGTACCGCGCCATGGCCCCGCAGCAGTCGGGGCGGGCCCGGGAGTTACGGCGCGACCGTCCCGGCCCGAGCCGGCCGAGGAGAAGGCCGGGCCGGCACCCGGCGCTGCTCGCCCTGACCGAGGCCGTGGGGCTCGCGCTCCCGGCCTGGCCGGTCCTGAGCGCCGGTGACCAGGCGGATCCGCTGGCCACCGCGGTGCTCGCCGGTCTCGTGTGGGCCGGGCTGCGGGCCTCGCGCGGCCGGTACGCGGAGCGGCCGCGCCATGGGGGGCCCGGCGCGCCCGGGGCCTGGGGCGTGCCCGGGGACTGGCTGCTGCTCATCGGGGCCCTCGCCGTGCTGCGTACGGTGACCGGCGGTTCCGTGGACCCGGCCACGGAGATCGTCGCACTCGCGCCGGCGCTGGTGTCCGCCTCCCTCGTGGCGCAGCTGCGGCGGTGGCCCCGGGCCGCGCGGCAGGGGCGGCGGGTGCTGCTGGTCGGCGAGGCGCCGGGGGTCGACCGGGCGGTTCACCTCCTCAACTCCCGTACGGGACACGGGTATGACGTGGTGGCCGCGATACCGGTGGGGCCGGTGGCCCTGGAGCACGATGTGCGGGTCCCGGGCCGGCTGGCCTCGTGCCCCGCCGACGACGATGTGTCGACGGTACTGGGCGGGGCCTTCGCGCACGCGGCGGATCTGGTGCTGGTGGCCCCCGGCCCCCAGCTGACCGGCGAACGGCTGAGGCGGCTCGGCTGGGGACTGCACGACGGGGGGATCTCCCTCTGCGTGCTCTCGGAGCTCTCGGGTGTCGCCGCGGCCAGGGTCAGGCCCTGTGCGGTCGCCGGCCTGACGCTGCTGCACGTCTCGCCGCCGCTGCGCCACGGCCCGCAGGCGGCGGTGAAGACCGCGATGGACCGGTGCGGCGCCCTGCTCGGGCTGCTGCTGCTGGCTCCGCTGATGCTGACGGTGGCACTGAGCGTACGGATGTCCTCGCGCGGTCCGGTGTTCCACCGCCAGATCCGGCACGGCCAGCACAATCAGCCGTTCACCATGTGGAAGTTCCGCACGATGGTGGCGGACGCGGAGAGCCGCAAGGCGCAGCTCGTCGCGGCCGACGAGGGTGCCGGGCCGATGTTCAAGATGCGCCGCGATCCGCGGGTGACTCCGATCGGCAGGGCGCTGCGCCGGACGTCGATCGATGAACTGCCCCAGCTCGTCAATGTGCTGATGGGGCAGATGTCCCTGGTGGGACCCCGTCCACCGCTCCCGGAGGAAGTGTCCCGCTACAACGAGCGTGAGCACCGGCGGCTCTCCGTGAAGCCGGGGCTCACCGGGCTGTGGCAGGTCAGCGGGCGGTCGGAGCTGTCCTGGCAGGAGACCGTCGCGCTCGACCTCTGGTACGTCGACAACTGGTCGGTGGCCACGGACATGGGGCTCCTCGCCCGTACGGTGCGTGCCGTCACCGACGGCCGCGGGGCCTACTGA
- a CDS encoding DUF4232 domain-containing protein gives MRTSIRRPVVLAATAVAALSLSLTACGGEDGAKSDGAAKPPSASKAADGGAGTSGSGTGGSDTAGSTAGGTEKAGSGTAGSGESGSGGVAAQAGSKKKPGAKAPACTADDVTVSAAKQEGVPTTHITLTAKNVSGRACTLLKYPLLAFGDLPQTSKDVPPVAKSNPGVPIVLEAGAPAYAAVRVNNGGVDDKNHAVTSFYVNFFATDGPAEGSKTVTAPKGGIAVDDAAAKTGYWTYELRNGADDF, from the coding sequence ATGCGTACTTCCATCCGTCGTCCCGTTGTTCTCGCCGCGACCGCTGTGGCCGCGCTCAGCCTGTCGCTGACGGCCTGTGGCGGTGAGGACGGCGCGAAGAGCGACGGCGCCGCGAAGCCGCCGTCGGCGTCGAAGGCCGCCGACGGCGGTGCGGGTACCTCCGGCTCGGGTACGGGCGGTTCGGACACCGCCGGCTCGACCGCGGGCGGCACCGAGAAGGCCGGTTCGGGGACGGCCGGTTCCGGGGAGTCCGGCTCCGGGGGTGTGGCCGCGCAGGCGGGCTCGAAGAAGAAGCCGGGCGCCAAGGCCCCGGCCTGCACCGCCGACGACGTGACGGTCTCCGCGGCGAAGCAGGAGGGCGTGCCCACCACGCACATCACGCTCACCGCGAAGAACGTCTCGGGCCGCGCCTGCACGCTGTTGAAGTACCCGCTGCTCGCGTTCGGTGACCTTCCCCAGACCTCGAAGGACGTTCCGCCGGTCGCCAAGAGCAACCCCGGCGTCCCGATCGTGCTGGAGGCCGGCGCCCCGGCCTACGCGGCCGTCCGCGTCAACAACGGCGGCGTCGATGACAAGAACCACGCCGTCACCTCGTTCTACGTGAACTTCTTCGCCACCGACGGCCCCGCCGAGGGCAGCAAGACCGTCACCGCGCCCAAGGGCGGCATCGCCGTCGACGACGCCGCGGCCAAGACCGGCTACTGGACCTACGAGCTGCGCAACGGCGCCGACGACTTCTAG
- a CDS encoding acyl-CoA dehydrogenase gives MTRALFGDRPELHEPWRKLFSTEPFRFREGLSPSGRAALSYERLRLINDALDSPEDFVADVERLTALHEWVGPVDAGLGTVASIHYNLFLGSLVDHTAGPERDLREFTELRRTGTFLCTESGHGNSAAQLETTATYDPAARAFTLHTPSAAARKFMPNTSSTGGPKSTVVAARLIVDGKDRGVFLFLAELSDASGRPMPGVGIRRLPQTATASVDHCATSFDQVRLPHTALLQSAHGQLTPDGVFTSSVGSPRKRFLHSIGRVTAGKLCMSAYSLGVTRHALAVAVRHAHTRRTSGVSAGGSVPLFAHRSHHTPLLDAIATTYAATFLHRAAVRRWARSPESERENGERFAAVAKGWITWRARAVMTECRERCGAQGLFLANGIAGQLAANEGTITAEGDNLVIWVKAAGEMLLGHFTPKVSRETPPEARDLGDPVFLQDLLSDIERVWHGRARTRLRGGPAGNPLNRWNATVTPALELVDAYAHRHAAQALLDAADEAPHPEARRQLHQLHRLFALRRIAAHSGDLLADGYLTSAQVRQLPDAAEDVVAELAPHALTLTKGFAVADEILLDHPISRPDGFDGAESHEAHEGHEGHEGVGGFEGIGAHDRTGDLLTR, from the coding sequence TTGACGCGTGCGCTCTTCGGCGACCGGCCGGAGCTTCACGAGCCCTGGCGAAAGCTGTTCAGCACCGAGCCGTTCCGCTTCCGGGAAGGGCTGTCGCCCTCCGGGCGCGCCGCGCTGTCCTACGAGCGTTTACGTCTGATCAACGACGCGCTCGACAGTCCCGAGGACTTCGTGGCCGATGTGGAGCGGCTCACGGCGCTGCACGAGTGGGTCGGCCCGGTGGACGCGGGGCTGGGCACCGTGGCGAGCATTCACTACAACCTCTTCCTGGGGAGCCTCGTCGACCACACGGCGGGCCCGGAGCGCGATCTGCGGGAGTTCACCGAGCTGCGGCGCACAGGAACGTTTCTGTGTACGGAGAGCGGACACGGCAACAGCGCCGCGCAGCTGGAGACCACGGCGACCTACGACCCGGCCGCACGCGCGTTCACGCTGCACACGCCCAGTGCCGCCGCCCGCAAGTTCATGCCGAACACCAGCTCCACCGGTGGCCCCAAGAGCACCGTCGTCGCCGCCCGCCTGATCGTCGACGGCAAGGACCGGGGCGTCTTCCTCTTCCTCGCCGAGCTCAGCGACGCGTCCGGGCGCCCGATGCCGGGAGTCGGGATACGCAGGCTGCCGCAGACGGCCACCGCTTCCGTCGACCACTGTGCGACCTCCTTCGACCAGGTCCGGCTGCCGCACACGGCGCTTCTCCAGTCCGCCCACGGACAGCTCACACCGGACGGTGTCTTCACCAGTTCGGTCGGCAGCCCGCGCAAGCGCTTCCTGCACTCCATAGGCCGCGTCACGGCCGGGAAGCTCTGTATGAGCGCCTACAGCCTCGGCGTCACGCGCCACGCGCTGGCGGTGGCCGTGCGGCACGCCCACACACGGCGGACCTCCGGGGTGTCCGCCGGCGGCAGCGTCCCCCTGTTCGCCCACCGCAGCCATCACACTCCGCTCCTCGACGCCATCGCCACCACCTACGCCGCGACCTTCCTGCACCGCGCCGCGGTACGGCGATGGGCGCGGTCCCCGGAGTCGGAGCGGGAGAACGGTGAGCGGTTCGCGGCCGTCGCCAAGGGCTGGATCACCTGGCGGGCCCGCGCCGTCATGACCGAGTGCCGCGAACGCTGCGGTGCGCAGGGGCTCTTCCTGGCCAACGGGATCGCAGGCCAGCTGGCGGCCAACGAGGGAACCATCACCGCGGAGGGCGACAACCTTGTCATCTGGGTCAAGGCCGCCGGTGAGATGCTTCTCGGACACTTCACGCCGAAGGTGTCCCGGGAGACGCCCCCGGAGGCCCGCGACCTCGGCGACCCCGTCTTTCTCCAGGACCTGCTGTCGGACATCGAGCGCGTCTGGCACGGGCGCGCGCGGACCCGCCTGCGCGGCGGACCTGCGGGCAATCCGCTCAACCGGTGGAACGCCACCGTCACACCGGCCCTGGAACTGGTCGACGCCTACGCCCACCGCCACGCGGCGCAGGCGCTGCTGGATGCCGCCGACGAGGCTCCACACCCGGAGGCGCGGCGCCAACTGCACCAGCTGCACCGGTTGTTCGCCCTTCGTCGCATCGCGGCCCACAGTGGGGACCTGCTCGCGGACGGATACCTGACCAGTGCCCAGGTGAGGCAGCTTCCCGACGCCGCCGAGGACGTCGTCGCGGAGCTCGCACCGCATGCCCTGACCTTGACGAAGGGATTCGCCGTCGCGGACGAGATCCTCCTGGATCACCCCATCAGCCGCCCCGACGGCTTCGACGGGGCCGAGAGCCACGAGGCCCACGAAGGCCACGAAGGCCACGAAGGAGTCGGCGGCTTCGAGGGCATCGGCGCCCACGACCGCACAGGAGACCTTCTGACCCGATGA